One Pristiophorus japonicus isolate sPriJap1 chromosome X, sPriJap1.hap1, whole genome shotgun sequence genomic region harbors:
- the LOC139240783 gene encoding zinc finger protein 724-like, whose protein sequence is MAYPEIHAPSGSIEELPSTYIIQSGSSIVGSDRLHNLSKAENIKNQEIFTYTSGSTQERPYKCTECGKSFTVSGSLHRHQRIHTGERPYKCTECGKSFTWAGHLHRHQRIHTGERPYKCTEWRESFTRAGNLHRHQWIHTGERPYKCTECGKSFTRAGNLHRHQWIHTGERQYKCTECGKSFTRAGNLHRHQWIHTGERPYKCTECGKSFTRAGNLHRHQWIHTGERQYKCTECGKSFTRAGNLHRHQWIHTGERPYKCTECGKSFTRAGTLHRHQRIHTGERPYKCRER, encoded by the exons atggcgtatcctgaaatTCATGCACCTTCTGGATCAatagaagagcttccgtcaacatacataatacagtctgggtcctccattg TGGGCAGCGATCGTTTACACAATCTGTCCAAAGCAGAGAATATCAAAAATCAGGAGATCTTCACCTacaccagtggatccacacaggagagGCCGTATAAATGTACGGAGTGTGGAAAGAGTTTCACAGTGTCAGGGAGCCTCCATAGACACCAACGGATCCACACCGGAGAGAGGCCgtataaatgtactgaatgtggaaagagtttcacatGGGCAGGGCACCTCCATAGACACcagcggatccacacaggagagaggccgtataaatgtactgaatggagagagagtttcacacgggcagggaacctccatagacaccagtggatccacacaggagagaggccgtataaatgtactgaatgtggaaagagtttcacacgggcagggaacctccatagacaccagtggatccacaccggagagagacagtataaatgtactgaatgtggaaagagtttcacacgggcagggaacctccatagacaccagtggatccacacaggagagagaccgtacaaatgtactgaatgtggaaagagtttcacacgggcagggaacctccatagacaccagtggatccacaccggagagagacagtataaatgtactgaatgtggaaagagtttcacacgggcagggaacctccatagacaccagtggatccacacaggagagagaccgtacaaatgtactgaatgtggaaagagtttcacacgggcagggaccctccatagacaccagcggatccacacaggagagaggccaTATAAATGTAGAGAACGGTAA